The following is a genomic window from Neodiprion pinetum isolate iyNeoPine1 chromosome 3, iyNeoPine1.2, whole genome shotgun sequence.
ACTCGGTCGACGGTTTAACGTGGTttcctttttcgttttttggatACGCAGCGATACTGAGAAACTCACAAAAGGTACCAACCGTAGTTTCATCTGGTAATTAGGGATGGTGTTTTAATTCTACATCCCATAAATGAAGTTAAATCGAGATACACATGCTTTAGGGGGGTTCTGAATTTGAACAGACTTTGATATTTTGGgcaatgaaaattaatcgacATTTATAGAGAAAGTCTTTTACACGGCATGTAGTAAGGTGATTATCACCTTTGCCTTTAAATTGTAAACAATTGTGAAGGGAAGTGCATTTACCTGAATTCCTATTCTTTTCGACAATTAATGACGTTAATGCCTTTTCACTAATTAGGAAAAATGAGGGGTGTGCTTGCTTTTGCACTGCTTGCTCTAACGGGCTTGAGCTCCGTTAATGCGGATTTAGACTGGTGGCAAACGATGTCGGTGTATCAAATTTATCCAAGAAGTTGGAAAGACAGTGACGGTGATGGTATAGGGGATCTTCCAGGTAAATataaagaatattaaaaagaTTCTCCCGCATGCGGATCGTTTGAGGAAAATGCTTCTGGACATCTATGCAAATGGAATGTTGATTGGATTTGGTGATCGTAAAATCTCTTTAGTCTATTGATATTAAAACATGACATTATTTGGTGCAAAATAAGCACTGGtactagaaatttttctcccaatCAAACACAACAAGTAAGGATATTCAGTGCAAACGAAATTTtcgatcaaatattttttacccacTGTGTAGGAATCGAGAGTAAACTTCAGCATCTCGTCGACTCTGGTATCGACGCGTTTTGGACATCACCAATATATGAGAGTCCAATGGCAGATTTTGGTTACGATATTGCAAATTACACGAATATTGATTCGATATTTGGCACCCTGGAAGACTTTGACGATTTGGTAGCGACGGCGAAATCTCTCGGACTAAAAGTGATCATGGATTTAGTACCGAATCATTCGTCGGATGAACATCAATGGTTCACTAACAGTTTAGCGAGTATCGATCCCTACACGGATTACTATATATGGAAAAATGGTACCAAATTGGAGAACGGAACCATCGTTCCCCCCAACAATTGGGTAAGCGGTCCTCGAGGATTCGATTTGCTTTCATTATTATGTTATTGAAACGAGTAAGCGAGTActttaattatacaaaaatgcATTCGTTTACTGTTCAGGTGAGTGTATTTGGTGGTTACGCCTGGAGTTGGAGATCAGAAAGGCAGGCTTACTATCTGCATCAGTTCGCTGAGGAGCAGCCTGACTTAAATTACAGAAACGAGTATGTTGTTCAGGAAATGAAGGTGAGTGGAAACAAGATATTGACTGGTGCATTAAGATCTGGTGAAACGGGCTTTGATATGAACGGTAACGTAAATTATTAGGATATCATCGAATTCTGGTTGGACAGGGGTGTCGATGGATTCCGAGTAGACGCTATTCCATATCTTTACGAAGATGAAAGTTTTCCGGATGAACCTCTCTCTGGAACAACTGACTCTCCGACGAACTACAGTTACACACTCCATTATTATACGCAAGATCAAGCGGAAACTTACGAGATGGTTGCTCAGTGGCGACAATTATTGGACGACTATTCTTTCAAGACCGACAATATTACGCGAGTACTAATGATGGAAGCTTACACGAACACGTCGCAGACCATGAAATTCTACGATTACGGAGCAAACTTTCCTTTCAATTTCGGGTTTATTAGCAATGTCGACGGCTCATCGACCCCGACGGAGATCAAAGAATTAGCCATCGACGAATGGCTTGACAATGTGCCCGATAATGGAACGTCAAACTGGGTGGTCagtatataatttcaatttactcatATATAACATTGAAGATTCATCTCAGtcaaatcgatatttttccaTGTTAATTGACCGCGTTTTAGAACTACAGCAAAGCGTTGATTAATACGCCTCTGATTACAGATAGGAAATCACGACCAGAGTCGAGTGGCCAGTAGATACAGTCCGGAGCAAGTCGACGCGATGAACATGATCAACCTTCTCCTTCCCGGGGTCTCTGTCACTTATTACGGCGAGGAAATCGGTATGGAGGATCAATGGATATCTTGGGAAGATACTCAGGATCCGCAAGGTTGTGGTGCTGATGAAGACACGTATGAAGACTACACGCGAGATCCTAACAGAACACCGATGCAATGGGACGCAACGACTTCGGCTGGTAGGAATCGTTCTGAGAATAGCTAAACGTCAGACGCCTATTAAACTCACCAAACGACATTGACAATGATTTCACGTTACCTCCTTCACAGGATTCTCCACCAGCAATTCAACTTGGTTACCAGTGAACAGCAACTACCTGACTCTGAATCTCGCCGCTCAAATCGACGCTGATGTCTCCCATTACAAGGTGTTCCAAGAACTGACAACTCTGAGAAAAGAGTCAGTCATACAAGAAGGGACTGTCAACGTCCAGTTGTTAAACGATAACGTCATGGCTTTCTCAAGGTTAGTATTACGTCAATTGTCTTTCAAATTGTTATTTCCCTTTGTCTTCGCTTCCAAGTATCGAAGTCACTATTGACAAATCATTCGACCACGCTGCGAATAGACCCGACCGAAGCTTGTACATAAGGTGGAAAGATCGgtggaaataataaataattctcaCTTATCAAGCCCGATGTATTAGATGCTCCAAATATTTGTAGGGAGCTGGAGTCATCTTCTGATAGCATAATGATCGTCGTGACCAACTTCGCCAATCATACGGAGATGATCAGCCTTGAAGCATTCGAAAACGCGCCCGACACTCTTGTTGTATCAATCGCCAGCATTGACTCAGACTTGACGGCAGGGTGAGCAATTGGATATTCCTGTTGTAACCACTCAGGTTTATGGTGTACACTACGAAAATGTATTTCTTTGAACACGGTTTTCCTAAACCCATTTATGACTTTTGTACTGGGCAATGTTCACAGGACCACAGTTTCCAAATCAAGCTTGGAAATTTCTGCCTTGGCTGGACTTGTTCTTCGTGCCAGTACTGCGAGCGGTGCCAGTGCGGTGGTTTCCAGTGGAGTTATCACACTTTTCATGGCAGTCTTAGCCAACCTCCGTTACTGAAATTTTCGTACTCTGTGTACTGAATAAACAGTGATTGAGTTTATTTCAACATATGTCAGTTACCTGGCGCCACAATGAACAGATCTAAGAGCTGCTTGAATAATTTGAGGAGTTGCTGATTTGAATCGTATGATCTTTCATTTGGGTGAATATTGAATAGCGTTGTCTATGGACCCAGAATTCAAgtcaaatttcatcaaatattttctGGAAAGCGATCATCGGTTGACTTGACTCCTTCTATTTGCACGTGTACATAAATCCATGTTTATGAAATCATGTTATGCATAAAATGTCAACCAACACATTTAGATTATTATTTCGGAGCGTGGC
Proteins encoded in this region:
- the LOC138190294 gene encoding alpha-glucosidase-like, which translates into the protein MRGVLAFALLALTGLSSVNADLDWWQTMSVYQIYPRSWKDSDGDGIGDLPGIESKLQHLVDSGIDAFWTSPIYESPMADFGYDIANYTNIDSIFGTLEDFDDLVATAKSLGLKVIMDLVPNHSSDEHQWFTNSLASIDPYTDYYIWKNGTKLENGTIVPPNNWVSVFGGYAWSWRSERQAYYLHQFAEEQPDLNYRNEYVVQEMKDIIEFWLDRGVDGFRVDAIPYLYEDESFPDEPLSGTTDSPTNYSYTLHYYTQDQAETYEMVAQWRQLLDDYSFKTDNITRVLMMEAYTNTSQTMKFYDYGANFPFNFGFISNVDGSSTPTEIKELAIDEWLDNVPDNGTSNWVIGNHDQSRVASRYSPEQVDAMNMINLLLPGVSVTYYGEEIGMEDQWISWEDTQDPQGCGADEDTYEDYTRDPNRTPMQWDATTSAGFSTSNSTWLPVNSNYLTLNLAAQIDADVSHYKVFQELTTLRKESVIQEGTVNVQLLNDNVMAFSRELESSSDSIMIVVTNFANHTEMISLEAFENAPDTLVVSIASIDSDLTAGTTVSKSSLEISALAGLVLRASTASGASAVVSSGVITLFMAVLANLRY